Proteins co-encoded in one Solea senegalensis isolate Sse05_10M linkage group LG8, IFAPA_SoseM_1, whole genome shotgun sequence genomic window:
- the kcne4 gene encoding potassium voltage-gated channel subfamily E member 4 has protein sequence MEHLENSTAFPNRISLHTESSTSSLTDKGDGDAFLYILIVMCFYGVFLCGVMLVYFRSKRREKRRINIFTRLVHEEERREWGALPKKNSLSFPAAAPAASGLRSVHVSLPFCGFHGSHFGHRSSEDALPSPLACALCTEQSSISSLCSSADTHIAIEEESDSGTAEEPEEQVKGGSGNSGDDSG, from the coding sequence ATGGAGCATCTGGAAAACTCCACAGCTTTCCCAAACCGAATCTCCCTgcacacagagagcagcacgAGCTCCCTGACGGACAAAGGCGACGGGGACGCGTTTCTTTACATACTGATCGTCATGTGTTTCTACGGAGTCTTCCTCTGCGGGGTCATGCTTGTTTACTTCCGCTCCAAGCGCAGGGAAAAGAGAAGGATCAACATCTTTACGCGCCTGGTACACGAGGAGGAGCGGCGGGAGTGGGGCGCTCTGCCCAAGAAGAACAGCCTCTCCTTCCCCGCCGCAGCCCCCGCTGCCTCCGGACTGCGATCAGTGCACGTGTCCCTGCCTTTCTGCGGTTTCCACGGCAGCCACTTTGGACACCGCAGCAGCGAGGACGCGCTGCCATCTCCGCTGGCGTGTGCGCTGTGCACCGAGCAGAGCAGCATCAGCTCGCTGTGCTCATCCGCGGACACGCACATCGCCATCGAGGAGGAGTCGGACAGCGGGACGGCGGAGGAACCGGAGGAGCAGGTGAAAGGAGGGTCGGGGAACAGCGGGGACGATTCAGGCTGA